GAGCTGGCCGAAATTTTTGGCAATGGCGGAAGCATCGAGCAGTGGTCGCAATTGGGCATTCAAGAAAAAGACGATGATATCATGGTGGTGAATCGTTTGTCGAACTCAGGAACGTATCAAACTTTTCGTGAAATGGTTTTGGGTGAGCAAGGCCAATTTCGCAAGCTCACGCACGATGTGGAAACCGCTGAAGAAGTGGTGAAAATTGTTGCGAAAAATCCAAGCGCCATTGGTTATAGCGGCATCGCGTTTGATCGTGAAGATGTGAAAATGCTGAAAGTCTCAAAAAAAAGAGGCGGCGAAGCATTTGATCCAAAGGTGGAATTTTCGAATTCCAGCACGGTTTCCATGTATCCAATTACGCGTCCGCTTTACCTTTACACCATTGGAGAACCGGAGAAAACGGTTCAGCGCTACATCAATTGGATTCTCTCCAAAGATGGGCAAGCGATTGTAGAAAAGGAAGGCTATGTGCCGCTAACCAATTTAGATGTTCATTAGTTGATGGCTGCTTTGTTTTGACATGATGAGGGGCGTTTTTCGCCCCCTTTTTTATTTCGAGCCGCTTGCAGTCAGGCTGTGGCGGGCGCATCATTTTCTGGTTGTCATTTCGGCTTGCCTTGAAAAACGCCTCCGGCATAAGTATATTTTCCCTCTTTCAAAGCAGCCATCGGAAATTTTAATGAAAAAGCCTCTTCTAATATTCTTCTGGTTTGGACTTCTATATTCCGTTTTTGGAAAAAGTGTATTCGCGCAAGAAAACGCCAGCGATTCTGCCGATGTGAAAATCATCTCGTCGAGCGATTCGCGAGTCGTTTTTGAGTACACGCCAGTTTGGCAAACGCCGCGCGAAATCACGATTCATAACCAGACTTTTTATGAGTATAAAGCAACCGAAACCGCAGTCGAGATGGCGCGAGCCGGGTTGCCAGTCATTCCTGTGAAAACCGTGCCGGTGATTATCGGAACTTCGCAGTCGCCGGTGGTTCAGGTCATTTCCGCCGCAACGCAGAAAGTGGAGGGCGTTCGCCTTGCGCCGTTGCCAAAATTCAATTTGGAGGAAAATGCGTGGGACTATGAAGAGGGGCGCGCGTATAGCACATTTTCATTTAGCAAAGTGGCGGAGGTGGCTTCGGTTGGGACGGCGAGAGGTTATCACGTGGCGTATATAAATATATATCCGCTCAGTTATGATGCGCAAACCAAAGTCTTGAAGAAGCGCACGCGAGTTGTGGTCAGCGTGTCATTTTCTTCGCCGAAGAAATCGGTGGTAAAGACAATGAAAACGACTTGGTCAAATCAGGTGGTTTCCGGTGCGATAAATTATGATGATGCAAAAAATTGGCAGGAATCTCGGGATAGATCGTCTCGCAAAACCAGCGCGCTCTCGGAAAGTGTCTTGCGCTCGGGACGTTTTTATAAGCTTGAGGTTGCAAAAGAAGGCATTTATAAGCTCGATAAAACTTATCTGAATTCTATCGGCATTAGCACCAGCGCGATTGACCCCAAAAAACTGAAGGTTTTCTTCAACGATGGCGAAGAGCTCGATCCCGCATTGGATGCCGAGAAAATTGATGACCTCAATGAATCGGCGATTTATGTTCATGGCGAAGCCGATGGCTCATTCGACGATGAGGATTATTTGCTTTTTTATGCGAAAACGACCAGCGGTGTAAAGTACGCAGTTCCAAAATATCCGCCTGGCGAAAGCACAGCCAATGATGATGACGCACGCCTAACGCATTACAGAAATCGGCAAGCCGAAAGTGCGTATGCTTTTTTAGCGCTGGATGGCGATGACGGCCAGCGAATTTCCACCACAAATTCGCTTACCGCGGCAAATCCGGTGCAAGCTGAAAGTTTTCAGAATTTGGTGTTTGTTGAAAATGAGTACAGAAATTTTGCAAACAGCGGCGGCGATTTGTTTGATGAGCCGCTCGGAAATTCGGACAGAGAAACAACCTACAAAGTCAGCCTTCCTGGAATTGACAAAACGGAAAACATCAACTATTTTTTTAAAGCCGTTTCCACCGGCGGATATGAAACGATTGCGATTTATGAAAACACCACGTTGCTCTCGTCCCAAAAAACAGGGTCGAAGCCAACCGGCTATCTTGTTGGGCGATATGTTTGGGCAAGTGCCGAAGTTGCGGCAAGCGTTGTTTCCAGCGAGCAGTCGAATTTTCAAATCACGTATAGCCCAAGCCCTATTTCGGCACGTCTTTATCCCGATTGGCTTGAAATTACCTATCATCGGGATTTTCAGGCGGATGACGATGTGCTGAAATTCAATTCGTTGGTTTCGCTCACAAACGGCGCCACAGTTGCTTATGAATTGACAAACTTTGAAAGCGAGCCGCGAATTTGGGAAATCACGGATATAAATAATATTCAGGAGATTGAGCCGCTAAGCCAAACAAAGTCGAGCGCGAAATTTCAAGCACAACTTTCTCCCGATACCTACCGCGAGTTTTTCGCTTTTTCAGATGCCGCTTCGTTTAACGAGCCGGCTTCAGCGGAGCTTTTGGACAATCAAAATTTGCATGGGTTCATCAGTGCGACAAGCTCGAGCAGAAATCCTGAGTATATAATAATATACGCCACCGATTATAAGTCTGACGCCGAACGCTTGCTTGCGCATCGAAGCAGCACTTCAATTTGGGGAAGCCATGCGTTAAGTGGAATTGCGGTAGATGCGCAGCAAGTCTACAATGAGTTTTCCGGTGGCAAGCAAGATTTTACAGCCATTCGCGATTTTCTAAAGTTTTTATATGACAATGCTTCGAGCCTTGATGACGCGCCCAAATACGTATTGCTTTTTGGCGATGGCGATTGGGATTTTCGCTCGATAAAAAATGATGATTACGAAAAGTTGGTCACGTATCAGTCCGACGAAGTTTTGGAGTTAGTAAATGATGTTTCCATCGCGGATGATTTTTTTGGATCGGTTGATGGCGATGAGATTCCCGACGATATGGTGCCCGACATTGCCGTGGGGCGTTTGACGGTGCAATCCGCAGATGAAGCCGCGCTGGCAGTTGACCGAATCATCGCTTATGAAACCGAGCATTCGCAAGGAAGTTGGCGAAATCATGTGGCGCTGGTGGCTGATGATGGCCTCAACGGTGGTGCGACGGATGGCAGTTTATTTAGTGAGGATAGCGAAAATGTAGCTGCCGTTTTGCCCGATTATATCATGCCGGTGAAAATTTATTCGGCTTTTTTTCCATCAGAAAGCGTGGTGGGCGGCAGTCGCAGGCCAGAAGCTTATGAGGAAATTATCAGTCAAATCAATCTTGGCGCGCTCTTCACAAATTACGTTGGGCATGGAAGCCCTTCGCTTTGGGCAACAGAGCAGATTTTTGTGGCGTCGACTTCCATTTCAAAGCTAACAAATTCGGATCGACTCACAATTGGCGTCGCGGCCACTTGCGATTTTGGCCGCATGGATGATCCGCTCGTGCAAAGCGGTGCTGAACAAATGTTCATTGCAAGCAATGGCGGAGCGGTTGCCATGTTCAGCACGACTCGTTCGATTTACATTTCAAGTGGAAGTGCGTATCCGCCGATTTTATTTCGGGAGATTTTTAGAAGAAATTCAGATGGTGAGTTGCAGCGGCTTGGCGATGGGTTTGTTGCGTTTAAAGCGCTGCGAGGTGGAGAAGTCGATGCAACCAAATTCGCCTTGATTGGCGATCCGGCCTTGCAACTTGCGGTCGGTAAACAAACGGTGGCAATTGACTCGATTAATGGCGCAGCGCTTTCGGATGAAGCGCCTGTGCAGATCGGTGCGCTCAGCAAAACCACTATTCAAGGATCGGTGCGCGATGAAGCGGGCAGCCGCTTGTCCGATTTTAGCGGCTCGGTGGCGGTTGTGGTCTATGACGCAGCGGAGGATAAAGGCGCCGACCATTTTGCCACGAGCGAGTATGACGAATATTACGAGGTGCAAGATTCGAAAGTGTATAAAGGAACGGCGACCGTCGCAAATGGAAAGTTTCAGGTTAAGTTTATTGTGCCAAGAGATATTAAGTATGACAGTGTAAAAACAGGTAAAATCAATCTTTATGCGTGGCCGGAATCGGGAACGCCGCTTGAAAATGCTTCGGGTGGAACAACGGCGCTTACCTTTTTCGGAACGGACGAAAGCGCGATCGATGATACGGAAGGGCCGGTGGTTGAAATGTTTTTAAACGATAATTCCTTTCGCTCCGGTGGGATAACCGATGAAAATCCGGTTTTCTTGGCTGAGCTTTACGACGAAAGCGGAATTAACTTGACGCAAACCACGGGAAAGTTTATGTCGTTGGTGATCGATAGCGACGAGGCAAATCCGATCATGCTGAATGATTATTATGAGGCCGTTTCGGAAAGTTTAACGGAGGGAAAAATTCAATACCCGATGCACGATTTGAGCGCCGGAACACACCATTTGGCATTTAAGGTTTGGGATAACTACAACAATTCTTCTGAGTCGGAATTGTACTTCACGGTTCAGAGCAGCGATGCGCTGAGCTTGGCCGAGCCGCTAAATTTCCCGAACCCATTTTCCAACAAAACGATTTTTATGCTTTCGCACAATCGCACCGGCGATAATATTCAAACCACCATTAAAATTTATACCATTGCAGGCCGGCTCATAAAAACCTTGAAGCAAACCGATTATACCGCGCCCGCGATGATACAAATTCCTTGGGATGGCCGCGACGATGATGGCTCAAAAATTGCAAACGGCATTTATTTATATAAAGTGATGATGAAAAGTCTCTCGGGCAATTTTCATGCGGAAGCGCTGCAAAAATTGGCGGTGGCGAGGTAAAATTGGAGCGGGTTTTGCAGCCCGCTCACAACTCATATTCCAAAGCCTGGTGTGGAAAACAGAAATCCTAACGCCGTTACTTGACAACAGCGACTTTCAGTTTCACAAGGTGTTCTGCATCGCTGTTTTTCGCCTTCACAATGCCGAAATAAATTCCGCTTGCAACATTGCCGAGCGACCAAACCACTTCGTTGTCAATATTGGCCACACCGCGAACACTTTTTTTCCAGACTTCATTTCCCGTTAGGTCATAGACTTTGATGTCCACATCGCAAGCTTGTGTGAGGTAAAATCTGAACCGTGTTTCATCTTTTGCCGGATTTGGCCAGTTATAGACGCTTTTTTCCGGCATGAGCGATGTGATGGAAACTTGCTCACGATCGCTTGTGGTTTGCGGCGTATAGACGTTTTGATTGGTTGAATTGGCATAAAGTCCGCTCCACTGAATGTTGGCCGTTCCTTTCGGCAGAGTAAACGCGTTTAAAAAGCCGCCGTGATCCACCGCGAAGAGATAAAGCGCCTGTGCGTTTTCGTCAAAATAAACGGATGGCGTCGCTGATGAACCGGCAGAGAGGGCGTATTCCAAAATTTTGTCGCCATCACGGTTGTAGCCGAGCAATTTTCCGTCGGGCGTTTGAATTAAAATTTCCTCGTAGGTGTCGCCATCTATATCGAGGACAATAGGGCTGGACGCAATCGCGCTGTCGGCATGTGTTTCAATCGGGAAGTTCGTGACGAGAAAGCCTTGCTCGTTGTAGGCATAAAGCTTATCCGAAGCGGGGAAGAGAACGCAGAGCGCCTTGCGATGCTCAAGGTCGGCAATGGCTGGCCAAGCTTGAAGCGCGTTGTTGCATGGCACGCTGACCGTGCGACTCGTCCCATCGGCGAAAAGCAAAAAGAGCTTTTTTTCTTGCGTTAAAACGGCGGCCAGCCAACCTTCGCTGTTGCCGGTTCCTGCAAATGAAACGGCGGTATTGTTGCCGAAGTCCCACGATATGCTGTTTAAAATCGCTTTTTGTTCAGTGACAATCATATCGTCGGCAAAGCCCAAAATTTTGCCCGACGAGAAATGTTGCACTGTTGAGTCTGCCGTGAATTGGCCATCTTCAATTTTAAATTCATAGGTTTTTCCGGCTACGGTTCCAACTTTTAGCGAGGTGCCATCGCTGTTCAAAACGGGCGGCGTAGAAATGGCGTCGCTGGTGGTAAGCGAATCGATGGTGTAGGTCGAACCGGTTTTTGCCATCAGATAAATGGATTTGCCGTGAACCGTTGCGATGCTGCCGTTTTCCGAAATTGCCGGTTTGCGCGAGGCGATTTGCGGTTCGTCGGTCAAGAAGGTCGCGATCGAAAACGCGTCCGAAAGGAAATAAACTCGAGCGGAATCGTTTGCATCATTCAAGAGCAAGGCGAGTTCGCTCCCCGAAGGGTTTTGCAAAATGCTGATGCCGCTTTGCTCTGAAAATTTGCCAGAAAGTTCAACTGGAAACCCTTCGATCGCCTTGAGCAAGTTTTGGCTTCGAAGCACTTGCACGGTCATGATTGTGCCTTGTTCTGAGAAAGCGGTGAACTGAATGCCAGTTTCGGCGCCGTTGTTTGCATTGGTGTTTGGGTAAGTCTCGGCGTCGATTTCATTTTTATAAATGGGAGAAAGGTTGCCTTCAAAAAAATAGTCCAGCGGGCTGCCTGATTGTGTGCCGTAGCCGGCGTCGGTTAAGCTATAATCCTCCCCAATGTCGTTCGAGCCGTCGGCCTCTAAAAGCCGAACGCCGTGAACCTCGCCGGCATTGACTTTATTTTCCGCTAATTGATTGTCTATAACGCTCTCATCGATGTGCCAAATGAGAATGCCACCGTCGACTTGGATTTGATTGCCATTGTCGTCTTCAACGAGTCCGGCTGGAATGGTCCAATCGTAGTTGGAACTTGCGATCACATCGCCGTCGAGGGCGGCCGCGCTGTAGAACTCGAAATCATCTTCATCTTTTGTGAACGTGTCGGTCAGTTCTTGACCGTTGAAATAGCGCGTAATGGTAACGCCGTTTCCTTTGGCGTTGCGATGGCGATTTTCAATGAGAAAATATTCTGTGGAAGAAATAGGTACTTTATAAATCACCGAATCGGGATTTTGGTGCAAGCCTTGCGCGGGCAAGGAAATGACCTCGTCTAAGCTTTGAACAAGAATCGGGTTTGCCCAGCCTAAAAAAATGCGTTCCCACGCGGACGGCTCGGGGGGCAAAATGCCGCTATAATTGAAAATGCCTTCGCCATCGGCCAGGCCAAAACGGCCAATGCCGCTGCTGCCGTCTTCTGTGTTGAAAAGATCAGGCAGGCCAAGAATGCTCGCAAAACTTGCCGCAGCAAGGCCATTGATTGAAAGCTCCAAAAGCACATCGCCGCCGATAGCCTCAATTTCGCGCGATTCCGTCTGAGGCAAAACCGCCGTGTTGGTGATTTTTACGGTGCCATTTTCAACGGAAATGCCGTCGAAGTCCTCGCCATAGACATTTTGAAGCGTAGCTAAATTGAAGGTAATTGACGGAATGTCGTAAGGCGTGGGATCGACGCCGGTGGATGCAACCATATCTACATCGCGGCCAATACCGGCATGAAAAATTACAAACGCCTGATATTTCGAAAAGTCGATGTCCGCGCTGCTGGTATCTACCATCTGCCAAACTTCTTTTACCATCTCAGCCAAGTTGGTCATATCGTCGCTGTCCTTCGGCGGTGCATAGTTGCTCATCGATTGGCTCAGCCGATAAACGGTGTCGGGCACGGTATATTCTATCATCAAATTGCCATCGCTAACCGTTTTGAAATAGTGCTGGACAAACTGAAGTTTTCTTTCAAAATAAGAGCAGTTGTGAGGCAAAGGGTCTATGATGTTTTCGCCGTGTTGGGGTAAAAAATCCAGTCCGTCGAACTGGCCGTTGCCGGTGGTTTTCGAATCATCGTCTTCTTGAAAATCAACCATAACCGCCAAGATGTGATAAGTGCCAACAGCCGGCGTGGCCAACGTGGAGCTGGAACTTTGGTTCAGGCGGTGTGAGAGTTTGTAGTTTGAGTCAGGATTTTTCGCATGTGCGTTGGCAAAAGAGAGGACAAAAATCACGCAAAAAAAGCTCCGAAGAAAGCGATAAAAGCAGGGTTGTTTCGGCATATTGATGAAAGATGAAAGAAATGGATTGACAAGCCGTCACGCGTCAGCGTGCTTTCGCTCGTATGGGTGACGAACGGAAGCACGCTTTCATGTAAAACATTTGCGGTTATATACCAGCTTTCGGGAAGTTAAGCAAGACTGAGAAGCGAACCGTGCCGTCAAGTGGATGGTTTTCTTCAATGGCGCTAAGGTAGCTGAAGTCAACCCCGAAGCTGGAGTAGCGAACGCCAGCACCGAAGGTCAGATATTTTCTGCCACCATAGTTTGGGTCTTCGTAGAAGTAGCCCGTGCGAAGTGCAAAAAGCGCGGGATGCCCATACCAATACTCAGCACCGACGCCAAAGGTGAAAGATTCAAGTCCATTGCTCCAAGAGGAAAACATGGCTTCGAAAACGCCATCGGTGGTGTTGTCGTCGTTGCGGGTAACAAGGAGTTTGTTGAAATCAGCAGCTATCGTCAATTTATTATAATCATCGTCGTAGGCGCGCAGGGCAAATCCAACTTTTAAGTTCGTTGGCAGCGGGTCGGCTTGGGCTTCGTCGATATAAGTCATTTTAGGGCCAATGTTGGAGATATTCAAGCCAAAGCTGAGGCGGTCGGCAAGATAGCCTGCAAAAACCGGTCGCCACATGGTTGCTAAGTCGAAAGAGATGGTCGAGCCAACGCCCGAACCTTCTTCGCTTCCAACCGTGATGTTTTTTTGTGTAAGCGCACTATAAATATAGCGAATGGACGCGCCAACCGAGAGATACGGATGAATTCTCACGCCGTAAGCCCCCGTGAGCGCAAACTCGTAACTTTTGAATATGCCTAAATCACGGTTGTCTTCATCGCGATAATTAACCTCTCCCAGATCCAAATAGGTAATGCCAAGCCCGAATGTGCCGTAGCCGCGCATGTAGTATTTTGCGCTGAGATAATCATAAAACAAGTCAGCGTTGAA
Above is a window of Chloroherpeton thalassium ATCC 35110 DNA encoding:
- a CDS encoding phosphate ABC transporter substrate-binding protein is translated as MSKKITRKISNWLILFVVAFGFVGTVGCSKSSGDEKEASHIITNGSETMKKLAEAWAKEYMEKKSTITIDVLGGGSGTGISSLIHGNADIANASRKMNEEEQGFAEKHFEKLPKEYVVAYDAVAIFVHKDNPLEKISMEELAEIFGNGGSIEQWSQLGIQEKDDDIMVVNRLSNSGTYQTFREMVLGEQGQFRKLTHDVETAEEVVKIVAKNPSAIGYSGIAFDREDVKMLKVSKKRGGEAFDPKVEFSNSSTVSMYPITRPLYLYTIGEPEKTVQRYINWILSKDGQAIVEKEGYVPLTNLDVH
- the porU gene encoding type IX secretion system sortase PorU, which codes for MMRGVFRPLFYFEPLAVRLWRAHHFLVVISACLEKRLRHKYIFPLSKQPSEILMKKPLLIFFWFGLLYSVFGKSVFAQENASDSADVKIISSSDSRVVFEYTPVWQTPREITIHNQTFYEYKATETAVEMARAGLPVIPVKTVPVIIGTSQSPVVQVISAATQKVEGVRLAPLPKFNLEENAWDYEEGRAYSTFSFSKVAEVASVGTARGYHVAYINIYPLSYDAQTKVLKKRTRVVVSVSFSSPKKSVVKTMKTTWSNQVVSGAINYDDAKNWQESRDRSSRKTSALSESVLRSGRFYKLEVAKEGIYKLDKTYLNSIGISTSAIDPKKLKVFFNDGEELDPALDAEKIDDLNESAIYVHGEADGSFDDEDYLLFYAKTTSGVKYAVPKYPPGESTANDDDARLTHYRNRQAESAYAFLALDGDDGQRISTTNSLTAANPVQAESFQNLVFVENEYRNFANSGGDLFDEPLGNSDRETTYKVSLPGIDKTENINYFFKAVSTGGYETIAIYENTTLLSSQKTGSKPTGYLVGRYVWASAEVAASVVSSEQSNFQITYSPSPISARLYPDWLEITYHRDFQADDDVLKFNSLVSLTNGATVAYELTNFESEPRIWEITDINNIQEIEPLSQTKSSAKFQAQLSPDTYREFFAFSDAASFNEPASAELLDNQNLHGFISATSSSRNPEYIIIYATDYKSDAERLLAHRSSTSIWGSHALSGIAVDAQQVYNEFSGGKQDFTAIRDFLKFLYDNASSLDDAPKYVLLFGDGDWDFRSIKNDDYEKLVTYQSDEVLELVNDVSIADDFFGSVDGDEIPDDMVPDIAVGRLTVQSADEAALAVDRIIAYETEHSQGSWRNHVALVADDGLNGGATDGSLFSEDSENVAAVLPDYIMPVKIYSAFFPSESVVGGSRRPEAYEEIISQINLGALFTNYVGHGSPSLWATEQIFVASTSISKLTNSDRLTIGVAATCDFGRMDDPLVQSGAEQMFIASNGGAVAMFSTTRSIYISSGSAYPPILFREIFRRNSDGELQRLGDGFVAFKALRGGEVDATKFALIGDPALQLAVGKQTVAIDSINGAALSDEAPVQIGALSKTTIQGSVRDEAGSRLSDFSGSVAVVVYDAAEDKGADHFATSEYDEYYEVQDSKVYKGTATVANGKFQVKFIVPRDIKYDSVKTGKINLYAWPESGTPLENASGGTTALTFFGTDESAIDDTEGPVVEMFLNDNSFRSGGITDENPVFLAELYDESGINLTQTTGKFMSLVIDSDEANPIMLNDYYEAVSESLTEGKIQYPMHDLSAGTHHLAFKVWDNYNNSSESELYFTVQSSDALSLAEPLNFPNPFSNKTIFMLSHNRTGDNIQTTIKIYTIAGRLIKTLKQTDYTAPAMIQIPWDGRDDDGSKIANGIYLYKVMMKSLSGNFHAEALQKLAVAR
- a CDS encoding T9SS type A sorting domain-containing protein; protein product: MIFVLSFANAHAKNPDSNYKLSHRLNQSSSSTLATPAVGTYHILAVMVDFQEDDDSKTTGNGQFDGLDFLPQHGENIIDPLPHNCSYFERKLQFVQHYFKTVSDGNLMIEYTVPDTVYRLSQSMSNYAPPKDSDDMTNLAEMVKEVWQMVDTSSADIDFSKYQAFVIFHAGIGRDVDMVASTGVDPTPYDIPSITFNLATLQNVYGEDFDGISVENGTVKITNTAVLPQTESREIEAIGGDVLLELSINGLAAASFASILGLPDLFNTEDGSSGIGRFGLADGEGIFNYSGILPPEPSAWERIFLGWANPILVQSLDEVISLPAQGLHQNPDSVIYKVPISSTEYFLIENRHRNAKGNGVTITRYFNGQELTDTFTKDEDDFEFYSAAALDGDVIASSNYDWTIPAGLVEDDNGNQIQVDGGILIWHIDESVIDNQLAENKVNAGEVHGVRLLEADGSNDIGEDYSLTDAGYGTQSGSPLDYFFEGNLSPIYKNEIDAETYPNTNANNGAETGIQFTAFSEQGTIMTVQVLRSQNLLKAIEGFPVELSGKFSEQSGISILQNPSGSELALLLNDANDSARVYFLSDAFSIATFLTDEPQIASRKPAISENGSIATVHGKSIYLMAKTGSTYTIDSLTTSDAISTPPVLNSDGTSLKVGTVAGKTYEFKIEDGQFTADSTVQHFSSGKILGFADDMIVTEQKAILNSISWDFGNNTAVSFAGTGNSEGWLAAVLTQEKKLFLLFADGTSRTVSVPCNNALQAWPAIADLEHRKALCVLFPASDKLYAYNEQGFLVTNFPIETHADSAIASSPIVLDIDGDTYEEILIQTPDGKLLGYNRDGDKILEYALSAGSSATPSVYFDENAQALYLFAVDHGGFLNAFTLPKGTANIQWSGLYANSTNQNVYTPQTTSDREQVSITSLMPEKSVYNWPNPAKDETRFRFYLTQACDVDIKVYDLTGNEVWKKSVRGVANIDNEVVWSLGNVASGIYFGIVKAKNSDAEHLVKLKVAVVK
- the porV gene encoding type IX secretion system outer membrane channel protein PorV; translation: MQLLKAPKKILLVVASLLLFNSAHAQNTITTAVPFLLISPDSRANGMGEANVAIADNASAIYWNPAGLGFQKGADVNFTHADWLPAFNADLFYDYLSAKYYMRGYGTFGLGITYLDLGEVNYRDEDNRDLGIFKSYEFALTGAYGVRIHPYLSVGASIRYIYSALTQKNITVGSEEGSGVGSTISFDLATMWRPVFAGYLADRLSFGLNISNIGPKMTYIDEAQADPLPTNLKVGFALRAYDDDYNKLTIAADFNKLLVTRNDDNTTDGVFEAMFSSWSNGLESFTFGVGAEYWYGHPALFALRTGYFYEDPNYGGRKYLTFGAGVRYSSFGVDFSYLSAIEENHPLDGTVRFSVLLNFPKAGI